cggaggcaacgTGGCACCCGGGTCATAAGTCGTGAATTCGTGTAGCTAAATATATACTTTGATGGTACCGAGTCGGTCGGCCGAGACGACCATTTCGAAGGGTTTGAGGAGAAGAGCGACGGCCAAGACCGAGGATTGGTGGTTCCGGCTAAGGTCGAGCTGTTCGCATGCGATTATGGTGGATCGAGGTGGTCGGTCGGATTTGGACGGTTTTttggatgacgatgatttGTGAGACTGGCTGGATGACGAGGAGACGGAGGATACGAGCCGTTCGGTGACAAGCCGAGTGTTCGGCTCGGGGTATGAGAGGACGTATGACGGTTGGTAGGTGGCTTCGGCTTTGATTCCGCTGATAATTGTTGAGTGGTCAAGGGCGTTGAGATCCCAGAATCGCACAATTCGGTCAGTACCACCAGATAAAAGGTATCCTCGACGGTTGGGTCCAGTTGCGGTATGGTCGATACTGTAGCCAGAGGAGAGTGAGAGGATAGAATCTGCTCGGGGTGGTTCGTCGTGTTGCGATGGACGTTCGGTCTGGGTGTCGTCGTTGTGTCGCTGCTCTTCCTGGTCTGTTTGTAGTTTTAGTTGCGAGAGTAAAATGGATAAAGTTGGTGGTCCATTATTATTGCCATTGACCATGCTCTTGTCCACATCAACTGGTGAATAGTTGGCAGTAGGAGTTGGTTCTCGTCTCGAGGAGGATTCCCCATGACGGTGACGATGCGAGCTTAGTTGAGGTGTAGTTCGATATATTTCTCGACACTGGACGGTTTCAATGTCCCATACAGTGATCTCGCATTCTTTGgtaccaccagaaacacaTACCCATTTGCCCTCTGCTTTTGGATTCATGTAAAGGGATAGAGAGTTTATGGGCTGGCCGCCTGGAATACCCCAGGACCGGATGTGTACTTGGAATCGGGTGTCCCACAGGTCAAGGATACCTCGAGAGGTGCCTACTAGAACCCAGTTTTTGTGTTTATCCAGCACGAAACACGTCGGTATGCCATGACTAGACGGGTTCTCCATAACAGCCACTTGTTTCTTCGCAATCAAGTCAAATACCACAATACGAGAATCAGTGGTTAGAACATATAATAAAGATGATGAACTGGTTTGGCCATGACTAAGAGCTATGGCGTATTCACCGCTGTTCAATTTGAACCCGTTCAGTTTGACTACTGGTTTGTATCGTGGTCCAGACAACGAGGAGCTTTGGTTGACCGTTTCTACTCGAATGAGATTCACACTTCCATCAGTAGTTCCACAGGCAAGTGAATAAGTGTTTTCAATAAAACAGATACATTTGACTTGGTTTGGTTTCTCCTGCTCGGCTTTGAAATGAACTGTCTTGGCTGCTCGGTTAATGACATTCTTTTCGAGTCGAAAACTATCCCAAATTTTCACTGTTCCATCGTCAGATCCAGTCACGAAGAAACTGTGGTCAGGTGCGACTGCAATAGCATTAACTGGTCCTGCGTGTTCTTCATAATTCGCTGCCAAAATCCCCATCTTCCCTTTACGCTTTTTAGTGATGTTTTCTGGTTTCATACTACCTGTATATGGAGAGCAGCGAGGGCCAAACTCTGGTGATTCAAATGTCACACTGTCTTTATAAACAGATCCCAGCATTCTCCAGATATACGGATCATCTCCAGTGTAACTCGAATATTTCAGAGTCTCCTTAGATGGGGTGATACCGCTACCACCATCTAAAAGCTGTGAGTCACGCAGTTGTGAATCCAGTTCTCCATACACATCGGTAAACACAGTTCCAGTTACTGGATGGGCCATTATCAGTTCTCGCCATTTCGAGTCACTGTTACTTCCTCCAAGTCTCCCTGACCCCCCTGCACTATCAGtttcatcaacatcagctgCTAACAGTCTTGTGGCTTCAAAATGCTCATCGACAAATACTGGAGACGAGGTCTTGCTATTAATTCGCCCCTTGATGGCTGACGATGACAACAAATCACTAAACCCATCGTCAATAGGAGTTGTATCGAAAAACACATTTTGCGGTAGTATACCTAAATCCTGCATTTTGATAAAGGGGCTTGTATTGTCACCTCCAGTGGGAGAGTGACGTTCATCGACTCGTCGAGATCGTGATCTGAATACTCGGAAAATGTATTCTTTATACAAAGCCAGCATCCAGAGTTGGCTCTCTTTCATTCCGATTACACGAAGTCTCGTCAGCCATtgttcatcttcagcagtaGCCCTCAAATTCTTGGGTTTGCTACTGCGGTTCTTTTCATTAGAAAGATCAATCGTCTTGTCTCTTTTTGTCGACTTGTTATGTGATGCTTCTGTTTTCCAGAAAATCGATTTCTGGGCTTTTGTCGCCCACGTGGCAGTCAAATTATATATCTCTCGTGGCAGAGGAGGTTTGGCGTGGATACTCAGACTAGCCACTGAAAAATCATTAATATCTCCTTCCATAAACGGTTGTAGAATTGGCCA
The Sugiyamaella lignohabitans strain CBS 10342 chromosome A, complete sequence genome window above contains:
- the VPS15 gene encoding ubiquitin-binding serine/threonine protein kinase VPS15 → MANVASAEGSLTQEMDIFSLGCVIAEIFLEGASIFTLAQLFKYKKGEYKPPLGDIEDESIRSLVMSMISLDPAERLSADEYLNQWTDKAFPKYFEFLHEYIENISRPLQSVGNTERARHVESDQRIEMIWKNYRRISRELGLVVDDSELDGPGHVRSGNEEKGEKNGYIRGEYGDVDLTFTSTVGGDVIPVCLDLPGMDNWIPKKKKTLPGDHDDGALIVVAVVCSAIRNTLRSSSKIKACDLLLALGEQIHDEAKLDRCLPYLMSLLDDTSDNVQVAALRSLTQLLTLVGAITPINDKIFPEYIFPRLTLLLQDRSSVVVRAAYAACLPTLAQIASRFLDMGQILQTTGIMSEKDPDIENGAVITEDDRKRAYDVIKQDLSLVIEEHARSLLTDHNPDIRRALLRHIVPLCLFLGRQKTNDVILSHAITYLNDSDAQLRMQLFDSVVGIAPYVGSVSLKEYVTPLMMQSLTDSEELVVNKVVQAFTALAGLGLLEMSYIWELLRACAKFMVHPNNWIRNSTFCLFASSTRWMSPAQIYSMLWPILQPFMEGDINDFSVASLSIHAKPPLPREIYNLTATWATKAQKSIFWKTEASHNKSTKRDKTIDLSNEKNRSSKPKNLRATAEDEQWLTRLRVIGMKESQLWMLALYKEYIFRVFRSRSRRVDERHSPTGGDNTSPFIKMQDLGILPQNVFFDTTPIDDGFSDLLSSSAIKGRINSKTSSPVFVDEHFEATRLLAADVDETDSAGGSGRLGGSNSDSKWRELIMAHPVTGTVFTDVYGELDSQLRDSQLLDGGSGITPSKETLKYSSYTGDDPYIWRMLGSVYKDSVTFESPEFGPRCSPYTGSMKPENITKKRKGKMGILAANYEEHAGPVNAIAVAPDHSFFVTGSDDGTVKIWDSFRLEKNVINRAAKTVHFKAEQEKPNQVKCICFIENTYSLACGTTDGSVNLIRVETVNQSSSLSGPRYKPVVKLNGFKLNSGEYAIALSHGQTSSSSLLYVLTTDSRIVVFDLIAKKQVAVMENPSSHGIPTCFVLDKHKNWVLVGTSRGILDLWDTRFQVHIRSWGIPGGQPINSLSLYMNPKAEGKWVCVSGGTKECEITVWDIETVQCREIYRTTPQLSSHRHRHGESSSRREPTPTANYSPVDVDKSMVNGNNNGPPTLSILLSQLKLQTDQEEQRHNDDTQTERPSQHDEPPRADSILSLSSGYSIDHTATGPNRRGYLLSGGTDRIVRFWDLNALDHSTIISGIKAEATYQPSYVLSYPEPNTRLVTERLVSSVSSSSSQSHKSSSSKKPSKSDRPPRSTIIACEQLDLSRNHQSSVLAVALLLKPFEMVVSADRLGTIKVYI